In the Pseudoalteromonas sp. A25 genome, ACTCGCCGCTTTCGCCAGTACGATGTCACCATGTAATACACCGTTCATTTGATGCTTGGCAATAAACCAATCTTTAGGCTCACCCTCAACGGCCAAAAAGCCAAAACCATCTCGATGACCTATAACCCGACCTTTAACCAAACCATCATCCGTTGGAATGACGTAGCGTTTAAATTTATTGAAGTGCAGTTGTCCATCACGCTCCATGGCGCGCAAACGACGTTTAAACGCCACTTGACGTTCATCATCTAACACATTGAGGCTATTGCAGAGTTGACTAAAAGTCGTCGCTTTATCGGCAGCTTTGATATGCTCTAAAATAAACTCGCGACTGGGTACTGGGTTTTCGTATTTGTCTTTCTCTCGACTGAGATAAGGATCCTGTTTTGACATTCACTAACTTGTTAATTGAGTTATGTTGTTATTTTAACCCAAAAGCCGAAAATGAGACAGCTCAACAGAGTGAAAGTTTTATTTACGCTAACGCGGCACTAATATGCCTAATTTGACAGTTTTTTTTTACAGCCCCCCCTTTTGCCTAGCTATGCGAGTAGCATAGAGCGCATTCACCCCCTCTCATTTGGGTATCATGGGAAAAAAGTAAAAAACAGCAAATATCAGTGCCCACATCCCAATCTTTCGTTCTTTGTGCTGCAAAAAGTGGGTATTGTGATACATGAAAGTTTGCATAATGACTGATTTCGTTGAACTTATTCAAATAGCTTAATGTTTTTATGGCGGCTATTTCAGTGACAAATGTCAACATGCTACACTGGCATTCTTAAAAACGACAATAAAGTAACTCATGCGAGCTGAACAAACCTCTCTTTTGTACCTCCACATTGCTGTACTACTTTTTGGGGGGACTGCACTGTTTTCTAAACTCATTGATCTATCAGCATTGGACATAACCGTTTATCGCACTGCTGTCGCCTTTATCGTCTTGGCTTTACTATTAAAGTTGATGGGCAAACCTCTGCGTTTAGCGCGCCCCAAAGATTACTTCATCGCGATACTACTTGGTGTTGTGGTGGGCTTGCATTGGGTGACTTACTTTGCAGGTATGCAAATGGCAGGAATAGCCACAGGGATCATTGCCTTTTTTACCTACCCAGTTATTACTGTCTTTCTAGAGCCTTTATTTACTAAACAAAAAATCAAAAACAAAGATATTATAAGTGCGGCCGTGGTAATGCTGGGTATCTATCTACTTATTCCTGAGGCTAACCTTGGAAACCAGGTCACTTTGGGTATTATTACAGGCGTCAGTTCAGGCGCTTTATTTGCGCTACGTAATTTATTGCAAAAACGCTTTTTTGTCACTTACAGTGGGCCTCATACCATGTTTTACCAAACATTGACGGCCTGTGTAATGTTAGCTGTTTTTGTAGAGGTCCCGCCAACACAGCTGCCAAGCCAAGATGTTTATTATATTTTACTCGCAGGTGCTGTATTTACGGCAATTCCTCACGCTTTGTTTGCTAGCAGCTTAAAGCACTTATCGGCGACCACCGCTGGATTAATTTCTTGCT is a window encoding:
- a CDS encoding DMT family transporter, which codes for MRAEQTSLLYLHIAVLLFGGTALFSKLIDLSALDITVYRTAVAFIVLALLLKLMGKPLRLARPKDYFIAILLGVVVGLHWVTYFAGMQMAGIATGIIAFFTYPVITVFLEPLFTKQKIKNKDIISAAVVMLGIYLLIPEANLGNQVTLGIITGVSSGALFALRNLLQKRFFVTYSGPHTMFYQTLTACVMLAVFVEVPPTQLPSQDVYYILLAGAVFTAIPHALFASSLKHLSATTAGLISCLQPLYGTLLAFMLLAEKPTIMTLVGGLLVISAACFETWSITRKKPNASIRSSGSQR